A part of Tigriopus californicus strain San Diego chromosome 10, Tcal_SD_v2.1, whole genome shotgun sequence genomic DNA contains:
- the LOC131888102 gene encoding uncharacterized protein LOC131888102: MLIGTHRFLSHFRRLIMARDDVLVLFDVDGTLTPHRQVILPHVQDFLQNQLKPVATVGLVGGSDMPKIAEQMGGADVIHKFDFVFAENGLVAYRDGQFVEKQSISAFIGDDKLQKFINFCLRYMSDLELPCKRGNFVEFRNGMINVCPVGRSCSYEERLVFAEFDAKHRVREQMRDALMKAFPDLGLQFAIGGQISIDAFPIGWDKRYCLKFVESFKDIHFFGDRTAPGGNDHEIFEDPRTQGYTVSSPEDTLSQLKTIFKL, from the exons ATGTTAATAGGTACACATCGATTCCTTTCCCACTTTAG GCGATTGATCATGGCTCGAGACGATGTCCTAGTCCTCTTTGACGTGGATGGAACCCTCACTCCCCATCGCCAAGTCATCCTTCCTCATGTCCAAGATTTCCTACAAAACCAGCTTAAACCCGTGGCCACCGTGGGTCTTGTGGGCGGGTCGGATATGCCCAAGATCGCTGAGCAAATGGGCGGGGCGGATGTGATACACAAGTTCGATTTCGTGTTCGCCGAGAATGGCTTGGTGGCCTATCGAGATGGGCAATTTGTGGAGAAACAAAGCATCTCGGCATTCATCGGCGATGATAAATTGCAAAAATTTATTAATTTCTGCTTGCGATACATGTCTGACTTGGAATTGCCGTGCAAAAGAGGCAATTTCGTCGAGTTCCGGAATGGCATGATCAATGTGTGTCCGGTGGGTCGGAGTTGTTCTTATGAGGAAAGGCTGGTCTTTGCCGAATTTGACGCTAAACACCGGGTTCGAGAGCAAATGCGCGACGCTTTGATGAAGGCCTTTCCCGATTTGGGTCTGCAATTCGCTATTGGAGGCCAGATATCGATCGACGCTTTCCCGATTGGCTGGGATAAGCGGTATTGTTTGAAGTTCGTGGAAAGTTTTAAGGacattcatttctttggcGATCGAACCGCTCCGGGTGGCAATGatcatgagatctttgaggatCCTCGCACGCAAGGTTACACCGTTAGCAGCCCGGAAGACACGCTATCCCAGCTCAAGACCATTTTTAAGCTTTGA
- the LOC131888109 gene encoding transcription initiation factor TFIID subunit 10-like: MASNSQNGRQTNGMMANGGYGSDSTSLPSIAGPPVADLVSQLEDYTPTIPDAVAQHFLSSSGFQTDDPRIVRIMSIAAQKFVADIANDALQHCKMRGAGQTNKKNKDRKYVLTNDDLAQAMSDQGITLKKPPYFM, encoded by the coding sequence ATGGCCTCAAACTCTCAAAACGGACGACAGACCAACGGAATGATGGCCAATGGCGGTTATGGTTCAGACTCGACTAGTTTGCCCTCGATAGCCGGTCCCCCAGTGGCTGACCTTGTGTCTCAACTTGAGGATTATACCCCAACTATCCCTGATGCTGTGGCTCAACATTTCCTAAGCTCTTCTGGATTCCAAACGGATGACCCCCGGATCGTGCGGATCATGTCAATTGCGGCCCAAAAGTTCGTGGCGGACATTGCGAATGACGCGTTGCAGCATTGCAAAATGCGAGGGGCGGGGCAGaccaacaagaaaaataaagataGGAAATATGTGCTCACCAACGATGATTTGGCCCAAGCCATGAGTGATCAAGGCATCACACTCAAGAAACCGCCATATTTCATGTAA